Sequence from the Pyrobaculum neutrophilum V24Sta genome:
CTGTAGGGCGGCTCCTCCCTCAGGTGAAGCACCTCGAACCTCACCCTCTTGGCCTCGACGGCCCTCCTGACCTGGCGCTCGGCGTCGTTCAACGCGGCGGTTTTCCCCGTCTTCACCTCTATAAACACCACCTCCTCCACCTGCCCCCGGCTCAGCCCCCTAAACGCCACGTAGTCCACCGGGCTCCCAATGAAGCGGAGGTCCTTCGGCTCGATCCCATATCTCTCGAAAAGGTAGAGCGGCGCCAGCTGCTCCCCCACTCTGCCCAGGATCGTTGAGGCGCTTCTCTCGACGGCGTCGCGCCTTATCTCCTCCTCCCGCCTCTTCACCTCCAGCTCCAGCTGCTGTCTATACTGCTCCTCCATCTGCTTTTTGGCGGCCTCCAGCTGCGCCTCGTACTGGGCCTGGAGCTGGCGGAGGTCCGACGCGCGCCACTCCTCGTACATCCTCCTAGCCGCCTCAGCCGCGGCGGCCTGCACAGAGGACTGAAGCTTCGCCAGCTCCAGCTCCAGAGCCTTGGCGCGCCCCTCGGCGGCGGAAAGAGCGCGCCTCAGAGCCTGCACGCTCCTCCAAAGCCACGCCGCGGTTAGGGAGAGCGCCAGGAGAGCCGCGAGTAGAACAACCTCCACCATGCCGCAAGAGGCGAGGTGGAATTAAAGCTTATTTTTCGGGGGGCTGGCGGAGATGTGGTGGGGGTTGAAGCTCTGGGGAGGGGGTTCCTCCTACTGTCTCTGTCCACCGCGTCGACGCTCGCGGGCTTCGCGGCTGGCGTGGCAGGCGCTGTCCCGGCCGCGGCGGCCTTCTTCACAGCCGCTGTCGTCCTCGCCCTCGCGGCGCTGGCTCTGTACCTCAGGCGCGGCTTCGCCGAGCTTAAAGCCGTCGACTCCGGCTTCGCCCTTAGCCACCTGGGCGTCAAGCTGATGCTCTACAGCTTGGCGGCCATCGGCGCGTCGATCGCCATCTCGGGGGCGTATCAGGGCGATCCGCCGACGCTCTCCAGAGACCTCAACACGCCTAGGGGAGCCGCGGGCTTGGCGGCTCTAGCTCTGCTACTGGCCAGCCTACCCCTTGGGTTAGCCGGCTACGCGCTCGTCTTCATACTGGGGGCGCTGAGGCTCTACGACAGATTTAAAGACAGGAGAATGCTGGCGGCCGGTCTCCTCTACGCGGCGGACATAGCCGCGCTGGCCATAAAGGCGGGCGGGGCGCTTACGCTCGCCGGCCACCTCATCATGTATCTAGCGCTAAGGAGGCGCAAGCCATGAGACCCGGCCTCGTGGAGGCACTCACCGAGAGAGTAGGGGAGCACCCCCAGAGCTTCGCCCAGTGCGTGAGGGCGGTAGTGGAGAGGTAGGGCGGCGAGGTCTCCGTCTTCCTCTTCGGCTCAAGGGCCGCCGGGACGCACGGCGCGGCATACTGGTGTGGCCTCCCACTACGGGGGCTACTTCGACACGGCGGCTGAGCTCAGAGGTCTCCGCCGGGGCGCCCCCGTCGACATAGTCCTCTGCTCGGGGGGCTCGCGGTAGGCCACGTCAGATGCGGTGGGGTGCAGAGCTATACACGACGGCTTGGGGCTGGGTCTTTGCGAAGGAAATAAATAGGGCCTCCCACGGTGGGCTGTGGAATACGACGAGGTGTCGGCGGGCGCCGTGGTGTTCCACAGGTCGGAGGGGGCGGTGGAGTACCTCCTCCTCCACTACCCCGCGGGCCACTGGGACTTCCCCAAGGGCAACGTGGAGCCGGGGGAGACGCCGGAGCAGACGGCGCTGAGGGAGATAAGGGAGGAGACGGGGCTGGAGGTGGTGCTCATCCCGGGCTTTATGGAGGAGGTGGAGTACGTCTACGCCAGAGGGGGGAGGAGGGTGAGGAAGAAGGTCATATTCTTCCTGGCGGAGGCCAAGACGAAGGAGGTCAAGCTGAGCTGGGAGCACACGGGCTACGTCTGGCTCCCCTTCGACAAAGCCCTGGCGAGGGCGACCTACGAGACGACCAGGCGCGTCCTTGCCAAGGCGCACCGCCACGTAAAACATGGCGTGTAGATTAGCCGAGACGCCACCTCTCCCAATGCCGTGGTAGGCACTCCTCAAGCAGCCCGCGGTGGCAACGCGGAGACATTTGCAGGTTCCGCTACTTCGGTAAGACCAAAAAGTCTTAAATAATTTCCCTTCGAGGTATGTGGGCTGCATCAAGGCTGAGGAGCTTGTCAAGAGGTTCGGCTCAGTTGTGGCCCTCGGCGGAGTGAGCTTCGAGGTGGGGTGCGGTGAGTCGGTGGCCCTCCTCGGCCCCAACGGCGCCGGCAAGTCCACGACTCTCAGAATCCTCGCCGGTCTCCTTAAGCCGGACGCGGGGAGGGCGGCCGTCTGTGGGCACGACGTCCAGGCCAGGCCTAGGGAGGCCAAGGCATGCCTCGGCTTTCTGCCCGAGGACGCTGTGCCCTTCCTAAACCTAA
This genomic interval carries:
- a CDS encoding Holliday junction resolvase-like protein, yielding MVEVVLLAALLALSLTAAWLWRSVQALRRALSAAEGRAKALELELAKLQSSVQAAAAEAARRMYEEWRASDLRQLQAQYEAQLEAAKKQMEEQYRQQLELEVKRREEEIRRDAVERSASTILGRVGEQLAPLYLFERYGIEPKDLRFIGSPVDYVAFRGLSRGQVEEVVFIEVKTGKTAALNDAERQVRRAVEAKRVRFEVLHLREEPPYRIDVT
- a CDS encoding bis(5'-nucleosyl)-tetraphosphatase, coding for MEYDEVSAGAVVFHRSEGAVEYLLLHYPAGHWDFPKGNVEPGETPEQTALREIREETGLEVVLIPGFMEEVEYVYARGGRRVRKKVIFFLAEAKTKEVKLSWEHTGYVWLPFDKALARATYETTRRVLAKAHRHVKHGV